One Neodiprion pinetum isolate iyNeoPine1 chromosome 1, iyNeoPine1.2, whole genome shotgun sequence genomic window carries:
- the jv gene encoding dentin sialophosphoprotein, producing MFSIKIVYCQVTMEFADQADESAPREGGSSRHDHRGGSSSTSLREQQQQQKLLKRTKSLAVISEENRANTRPSNYYRLGEPALSEAFRRQQLIPRAKLINRHSLKDRLSKSQQHLNESFEVSNPRVYRSRLPSDTYSVSDPHVSLPNFIPQNSRQNHNPDRLNILEWPEAPKRYQSIQNLDNVSGLVDVVQENWSTEGNRSIDCIYTQVKRKRKEHRSLDSVLFEDDKELEYFNVLDLLPLSNVRLQFDDRNGSDNGVKAKKKERNRELFEKNYRQVQSSSDEYEDKYGIEDPDKLRSENREKENSYQHSEGLEPDIAEALNASKIKEINDLSNSENGEEDPIYVSRIGEEATGFSDKVFSQKSGEKRVLILDSDQDKFRADVAVVRPVKDYRRIEEAEDYKSIWISDSEDQEEMSRRPQVLKVIDNDVTKRNRTSVIEIGDVTEAMNSAKQTDGTISESNDCVITNDSKLSSNESQDEVRVEDVKTFFETKCKVNGEAKSERSEGKFGRIINHTTSMFGKACNAVKGSLGFEARSDSSDLGLGSESGSDTRRQSMDGIDEVEDGTKAVANDTENNHSALSRSFSCSVDSSAKSENSPEFDHIRYKIMKSDLFSKNMFGSMKNEQVFDGLMQYLQEYSFHDLLVDNNVVIIEPVRAETVERKTTSTRCGGGKSKNPSSCRISGAIEKKCEEQRKVEDDKNAGNQPPKSPKQAGLRRHFFYHPIRVNRELIDDELPDPDTVRNVRKMFEGTLKLKTPDPTFSRNSPTRKTVSMKDLRQISESFDGSDKADGSRSSSRAKNTANKDGMESPRSESKTRIIAQAFEARSGQTSPSDSGLSKHKGIKYLHNWDAGSVSSGVSSDYPDTDPGSGVQCTSSEDEDECQDDDDIDNGPGHSVSQDVLKKIRECGTSVTYYGGKVVNTCNSPLISPPITGKIMREIMRNKPKSNEASKDYVKFRLVKSNSCDSRLELAGRLVNDQSKRDKFSKKIGEQTNGASRIEYTPNSDLRKCPIMEGRNVEVVEADDAAEEIIEPEVKKEPPIVIGLEPKKEEVKEPEIFKADFKLGKLEDTKCYANKFNNSTFNQWQVNDPIQEKKCKFGEIDFEEFEVLEDSLNSNDRKN from the exons TGCGCCTAGAGAGGGAGGCAGCAGCCGCCATGACCATCGAGGAGGGTCTTCTTCGACATCGTTACGagaacagcaacagcagcagaaGTTATTAAAGCGAACAAAAAGTTTGGCCGTAATATCCGAGGAGAACAGAGCAAATACCCGGCCGAGCAATTACTACAGACTTGGCGAGCCTGCATTGTCGGAGGCATTCAGGAGGCAGCAGCTCATACCAAGAGCTAAGCTCATCAATCGGCATTCCCTGAAGGATAG ACTTTCAAAGAGCCAGCAACACCTCAACGAATCATTCGAGGTCTCGAATCCAAGAGTGTACCGATCACGTTTGCCTTCCGACACATATTCGGTGTCCGATCCTCACGTCTCGCTGCCAAATTTCATACCCCAGAATTCGCGACAGAATCATAACCCAGATCGACTCAACATTCTCGAGTGGCCCGAAGCACCGAAACGTTACCAAAGCATCCAGAACTTGGACAACGTCTCGGGACTTGTCGATGTCGTCCAAGAAAATTGGTCAACGGAGGGAAACAGGAGTATAGACTGCATTTACACTCAG GTAAAAAGAAAGCGAAAGGAGCACCGAAGTTTGGACAGTGTATTATTCGAAGACGACAAAGAGCTCGAGTACTTCAACGTGTTGGACCTCCTACCGTTGTCAAACGTCCGTTTGCAATTCGACGATAGAAACGGATCGGATAACGGCGTtaaggcgaaaaaaaaagagcggAATCGTGAATTATTCGAGAAGAACTATCGCCAGGTTCAATCGTCGTCGGACGAATACGAAGACAAATACGGGATAGAAGATCCTGACAAATTGCGGAGTGAGAATCGGGAAAAGGAGAATTCTTATCAGCATAGCGAAGGACTCGAGCCCGATATCGCTGAGGCGTTGAACGCGTCGAAGATTAAAGAAATCAACGATCTCTCGAACTCCGAGAACGGTGAAGAAGACCCTATTTATGTATCTAGGATTGGCGAAGAAGCGACAGGATTTTCGGACAAAGTGTTTAGCCAAAAATCTGGAGAAAAACGCGTCCTGATCCTCGATTCGGACCAAGATAAGTTCAGGGCGGACGTTGCGGTTGTGAGACCGGTTAAGGATTACCGAAGGATCGAAGAGGCGGAGGACTACAAATCGATTTGGATATCTGACTCGGAGGATCAAGAGGAAATGTCGCGTAGACCTCAGGTGCTCAAGGTGATCGACAACGACGTAACGAAGCGTAACAGGACATCGGTAATCGAAATTGGCGATGTGACCGAAGCGATGAACTCCGCTAAGCAAACCGATGGAACCATTTCGGAGAGTAACGATTGCGTGATAACGAACGACTCGAAACTCTCGTCGAACGAGAGCCAAGATGAGGTCCGGGTCGAAGACGTAAAGACGTTCTTCGAAACGAAGTGCAAGGTGAACGGCGAAGCCAAGAGCGAACGCTCGGAGGGTAAATTCGGAAGAATAATAAACCATACGACAAGCATGTTCGGAAAGGCTTGCAACGCGGTAAAGGGCAGTCTCGGCTTCGAGGCCAGATCTGACAGCTCCGATTTAGGGTTGGGATCCGAGTCAGGGAGCGACACGCGGAGGCAGTCGATGGACGGAATCGACGAGGTGGAAGACGGAACGAAAGCGGTGGCGAACGACACAGAGAACAACCACTCGGCACTCTCAAGGTCGTTCAGCTGCAGCGTCGACAGCTCGGCGAAGAGCGAAAACAGTCCGGAATTCGATCACATAAGGTACAAGATAATGAAATCGGACTTGTTCAGCAAGAACATGTTCGGCAGTATGAAGAACGAACAAGTTTTCGACGGGCTGATGCAGTACCTCCAAGAGTATTCGTTCCACGATCTTCTGGTCGACAATAACGTCGTGATAATCGAACCTGTGCGGGCCGAGACGGTCGAGAGAAAGACGACGTCGACGAGGTGCGGCGGGGGAAAATCGAAGAACCCTTCGTCATGCCGCATATCGGGAGCTATTGAGAAAAAGTGTGAGGAACAGCGAAAAGTGGAGGATGATAAAAACGCGGGAAACCAGCCTCCCAAGAGCCCGAAGCAGGCTGGCCTAAGGCGGCACTTCTTTTACCACCCGATACGCGTTAACAGGGAATTGATCGATGACGAACTGCCCGATCCGGACACGGTCAGAAACGTGAGAAAGATGTTCGAGGGGACTTTGAAACTAAAAACTCCCGATCCGACCTTCTCGAGGAACAGTCCTACGAGGAAAACAGTGAGCATGAAGGACCTCAGACAGATAAGCGAGAGCTTCGATGGATCGGACAAAGCCGACGGATCCCGGAGCTCGAGCAGGGCGAAAAACACGGCGAACAAGGACGGGATGGAAAGCCCGAGGAGTGAGTCCAAGACCAGGATCATCGCCCAGGCCTTCGAGGCGAGGAGTGGACAGACCTCGCCCAGCGACAGCGGACTCTCAAAGCACAAGGGGATAAAGTACCTTCACAACTGGGACGCGGGGAGCGTTAGCAGCGGTGTATCCAGCGATTATCCAGACACCGATCCCGGTAGTGGAGTCCAGTGCACGTCGtccgaggacgaggacgagtgTCAGGACGACGACGATATCGACAACGGACCTGGGCACTCGGTGTCTCAGGACGTCCTGAAGAAGATAAGGGAGTGCGGAACCTCCGTCACCTACTACGGAGGGAAGGTGGTGAACACTTGTAACAGCCCGTTAATATCGCCGCCTATAACAGGGAAGATAATGCGTGAAATAATGAGGAATAAGCCCAAGAGCAACGAAGCTTCCAAGGATTACGTCAAGTTTCGATTGGTGAAGAGCAACTCTTGCGACAGCAGGTTAGAGCTTGCCGGTAGACTAGTCAACGACCAATCAAAACGCGATAAATTCAGCAAGAAAATCGGCGAGCAGACGAACGGCGCTTCGCGTATCGAGTACACGCCAAATTCTGATCTTAGAAAATGCCCGATAATGGAAGGGCGCAACGTCGAGGTCGTGGAAGCGGACGATGCTGCCGAGGAGATTATCGAACCGGAAGTAAAGAAAGAACCGCCGATCGTGATCGGACTCGAGCCGAAAAAGGAGGAGGTCAAAGAGCCGGAAATTTTCAAGGCCGATTTCAAGCTTGGAAAGTTAGAAGACACAAAATGCTACGCGAACAAATTTAACAACAGCACGTTTAACCAGTGGCAAGTTAACGACCCGATCCAAGAGAAGAAATGCAAGTTTGGAGAAATTGATTTCGAGGAATTTGAAGTATTGGAAGACAGTCTCAATTCCaacgatagaaaaaattag